One segment of Acidobacteriota bacterium DNA contains the following:
- a CDS encoding glycosyltransferase: MNWTQLAIDLIYGFNLFVLIYFIALNSTYLLLFILSLRAVFVFVRRTFFSDYQQIMQSEMTWPISIVVAAHDEEKTIVETVRSLMMVNYSEFEIIVVNDGSDDRTLDRLLRAFDLSKLDKVYQKSIPTEEIRGVYGSLVHDRLIVVDKVRGGKSDALNAGINICRYPLFCSVDADSVIEDNALLRVVKPFMEHPQETVAVGGIVRIVNGCTVKDGRVTRIALPGQPLPIFQVVEYLRAFLSGRVGWSVLRSLLIISGAFGVYRKHEVVEIGGYSRDTETEDLDLVVRLHRFLKRKKRKYRVVFVPDPVCWTEVPSSLSVLRRQRNRWHRGLIQVLWENRGVTFNPRYGGLGMLAFPHMVFFEMLGPFIEILGYIVVILAYALGLLNIEYFLLFLAAAILYGIFLSVAAVLLEEMSFRRYPSWMDLTKLIAFGILENFGYRQMLSLFKVRAFWDVLWRRRGWGRMDRVGFGRDPKEPTASERTSG; encoded by the coding sequence ATGAACTGGACTCAGCTGGCCATCGATCTGATCTACGGATTCAACCTCTTCGTCTTGATCTATTTCATTGCGTTGAACAGCACCTATCTGCTGTTGTTCATCCTCTCGCTCCGCGCGGTCTTTGTTTTCGTTCGTCGAACATTCTTCTCCGACTACCAGCAGATCATGCAGTCGGAGATGACGTGGCCCATCTCCATCGTGGTCGCCGCCCACGATGAAGAGAAGACGATCGTCGAGACCGTCCGTTCGCTGATGATGGTCAACTACAGCGAGTTCGAGATCATCGTCGTCAACGACGGCTCCGACGACCGGACTCTCGATCGACTGTTGCGGGCGTTCGACTTGTCGAAGTTGGACAAGGTCTATCAGAAGAGCATCCCTACCGAGGAGATTCGCGGCGTCTATGGATCGTTGGTCCATGACCGGCTGATCGTCGTCGACAAGGTGCGTGGTGGAAAGTCGGACGCGTTGAATGCGGGCATCAATATTTGTCGCTACCCGTTGTTCTGTTCAGTCGATGCCGACTCGGTGATCGAGGACAACGCGCTATTGAGGGTCGTCAAGCCTTTCATGGAGCACCCCCAGGAGACCGTGGCCGTCGGGGGCATCGTGCGAATCGTCAACGGCTGTACCGTCAAGGACGGCCGCGTGACCCGCATCGCGCTTCCCGGGCAGCCGCTGCCGATCTTCCAGGTCGTGGAATACCTGCGTGCCTTCCTGAGCGGAAGGGTGGGGTGGAGCGTCTTGCGCTCGCTCCTGATCATCTCCGGTGCCTTTGGTGTCTATCGCAAGCACGAGGTCGTCGAGATCGGCGGCTATAGTCGAGACACCGAGACGGAGGATCTCGATCTCGTCGTTCGGCTCCATCGATTCCTCAAGCGCAAGAAAAGAAAGTACCGAGTCGTGTTCGTTCCCGACCCGGTCTGCTGGACCGAGGTTCCCTCGTCGCTCTCCGTGCTCCGTCGGCAGCGCAATCGGTGGCATCGCGGCCTGATCCAGGTGCTCTGGGAGAATCGTGGCGTGACCTTCAACCCTCGTTACGGGGGGTTGGGCATGCTGGCGTTTCCCCACATGGTGTTCTTCGAGATGTTGGGGCCGTTTATCGAGATCCTCGGCTATATCGTTGTCATTCTTGCGTACGCCCTGGGGCTATTGAATATCGAGTATTTCCTGTTGTTCCTCGCTGCGGCGATCCTCTATGGCATCTTTCTATCCGTGGCCGCCGTGCTCCTCGAGGAGATGTCGTTTCGGCGGTACCCAAGCTGGATGGACCTCACCAAGCTGATCGCATTCGGCATACTCGAGAACTTCGGCTACCGGCAGATGCTGTCGTTGTTCAAGGTGCGAGCGTTCTGGGATGTACTATGGCGTCGTCGAGGCTGGGGTCGGATGGATCGCGTGGGCTTCGGGCGAGACCCCAAGGAACCGACCGCCTCCGAACGAACATCCGGATAG
- a CDS encoding HEAT repeat domain-containing protein gives MYTILAWAIIVTSATFLLLTVVIVVSKAWRETLELRYRRRRKRLEPQVLQYVHGDQSTISDVIPDATASDVPVLERVLLDNIQQVRGIERERMTLALDDLGSIDRWLDRLDHRRWWSRAAAAEKLGQSGSPRAAAGLVRTLNDATPEVRMRAAKGLGVLGGGDAIRVLIGALNEPNRWSTIRVADILTGMGRRVVDELTSRFDELETSGKLAALDVLGRIRPLQSVPWLVGHLDDSHPDIRARACHALGCIADPHTASDLARALQDDEWPVRAMAAKALGRTKSAESLGALRGALADQEWWVRSNAARALRSIGQRGLRILEEALGDDDRFARHQAVLMLQESGVVDARIAELNHPNDEVRAKAKRFAQHLVDAGQTDRLQVAASEHATEKVREALKAILSHGAGEASA, from the coding sequence ATGTACACGATCCTCGCCTGGGCAATCATCGTAACGTCCGCGACCTTCTTGCTGCTGACGGTCGTGATCGTTGTCAGTAAAGCCTGGCGCGAGACGCTTGAACTTCGCTATCGCCGCCGGCGCAAACGGCTGGAGCCACAGGTCCTGCAATACGTTCATGGCGATCAGTCGACGATCTCCGATGTCATTCCCGATGCAACCGCGTCGGACGTTCCAGTACTCGAGCGAGTCCTGCTGGACAACATCCAGCAGGTGCGTGGGATCGAAAGAGAACGCATGACTCTGGCTCTTGACGATCTGGGATCCATCGACCGCTGGCTCGATCGTCTGGACCATCGACGATGGTGGTCTCGAGCCGCGGCGGCCGAGAAGCTCGGCCAGTCCGGGTCTCCCCGTGCCGCGGCGGGCCTGGTCCGTACCCTGAACGATGCGACGCCGGAGGTCCGTATGCGTGCGGCCAAGGGGCTTGGCGTGCTTGGCGGAGGCGACGCGATTCGTGTGTTGATAGGCGCACTCAATGAGCCCAATCGCTGGTCGACGATCCGCGTCGCGGACATTCTCACGGGCATGGGCCGAAGAGTGGTCGACGAGCTGACATCACGTTTCGATGAGCTGGAGACAAGTGGAAAACTCGCCGCACTCGATGTGCTGGGTCGCATCCGACCGCTGCAGAGCGTGCCATGGCTTGTCGGCCACCTGGACGATTCTCACCCCGACATCCGGGCACGTGCGTGCCACGCACTGGGATGCATCGCGGATCCTCATACTGCATCCGATCTAGCCCGCGCGCTGCAGGACGACGAGTGGCCGGTTCGCGCGATGGCGGCCAAGGCGCTGGGTCGAACCAAGTCAGCAGAGTCGTTAGGTGCGCTGAGAGGCGCGCTGGCGGATCAGGAGTGGTGGGTTCGCAGCAATGCGGCGCGAGCGCTCCGTTCGATCGGTCAGAGGGGTCTGCGGATTCTCGAGGAAGCGCTGGGCGACGACGATCGCTTCGCCCGTCACCAGGCCGTCCTCATGCTGCAGGAGTCCGGGGTGGTAGATGCCCGTATCGCGGAACTCAACCACCCCAACGACGAGGTTCGCGCGAAGGCCAAGCGATTCGCCCAACACCTGGTGGATGCGGGCCAGACCGACCGGCTCCAGGTTGCCGCCAGCGAGCACGCGACAGAGAAGGTTCGTGAAGCGCTCAAGGCGATCCTCTCCCATGGGGCCGGGGAGGCGTCCGCATGA